Genomic segment of Benincasa hispida cultivar B227 chromosome 1, ASM972705v1, whole genome shotgun sequence:
aaaatctataattaattatagggTAAAAACAACTCactaattaattcaaataatttttatacaTTACCAAAAATAACCgatattgatatatttattgtaaaatatCAACCATGGAGATGCATCATGAGAAGGAAATAAAACTGTTGATTTTGATTGATTTGACCTACATAGTTGGTTGgttcaatttatatttaatttttttataaatttttttttaaaaaaaattaacaatgacGACAACGACAACAACAATTTTAGCCTTATCTTTTCTAATTTTCCTAAACCGAAATGTCTGTAACACTCCAATTTCAACATCAACCAAAATCAAACCCGTATACCAGGAGATCGAACAATCGATCTTGAAATGGTAAttcaacttcttttttttttttttttttttggtgggaTTCGCGACCCAAACAGAATGCTTACAACTTTGAGAAAGAGCAAAACAAGAGAAGGCAAGGCTGGAGCAGAGATTGCCCGTCACCTATGGTATCATCAACTATAGAAACAAAGGGTTACAGCAAAAAGTATGTAACACTTGAAAACATTTGCCATTTCCCCATTGATATCCCAAGGTTCTCCGGCCATCCCGAAAATACGTTATTTCAGAACAAGTAACAAACTCAAGTTAACCCTACTACTTTAAAACCTGTTCACATTACGCACGTCGATCGGCTTCATTATATGAGACACCTCTCCCTCTCCCTCAGCCAGTGGGGACGAAGAATGCAGTTGAGCTAGAATTAGCAGTAAGATCAAGATGTTATTTTAGAGAGATGGCTGAAGATCGTGTTTGGGGTTCGGCTGGGGATTCCACATTTTCCCTTGCACGACGGCAAAGTTGCTGGGTTTGCTTGAGGGCTTCCTAAAACTCCTGTGATTCTAACTCAGGCTTCGATGGGTATTCGAGACCTTGAAGCGCTGGCATTCGTCGCAAATCTTCATCTGAATAAGCTGGGATCAACCAGTAGCGCTTGTCCATCCCAAATACCTATATCAGATGCAGGACATCATCAGATTGTTAGCAATGTAATCTAAGAAGTTTGCAAAATACGAACTCCGAACTCCATAATATACTTCAATACAAATTTTTATCCCCCACAAGAAGCATGCTGAAACAAAGTTCCTATTTGTTGTATTTAACGAACCTGTTCAAAGTTTCTTCTCCGACCAAGGTCGTAACGCCATTTAGGAGTCGTTTTTTTCTCATAAGCCTggataaacaaattttcattagcATTCAGGTGTGTTCAAATCTTCTTGATTTCGACACAAGAAagtttgatgttttatttcctttcaactAACATGCTAAGAAAAAATTTAGGAGCTCGGTCATCCCTATTCTAGTGTGCCCGAATCTCTAAGGGTATGTTTGGACTCAAGGAGTTGATAAGTAGGAGTTCAGAAAGGGTTGTGAACTCCACTCCTGATTTGACCCAAGGAGTTTGTGGGTCCCACTactaaaaaatatcaattttgtatCTTATCAACTTCTTACATTGTGggctctaagagttcacaactccctAGACTTCATAACTCCTAAAACCTCACTATTTAACTTCTTGCCCTCAACACACCCTAAAGAGCTCGTGGGTTGTTGTTTCATGTCTTCTTGTTTTCTTTAATTCGCTATTATGTATAACATATTCATGAGAacaactaaaattatttttccatCCAAAATTGGGCATATAAATAGAGATCCCAAAACAGCTTTGGAAACGAAAGCAGAAGCTTATTTTCTAAAACAGCTCCAGAATGACCCCTTCTAGCTGGCCTGTGACGACTTTTCGATTTTCAGATACTTTATGGCCAAAAGTAAGTGTACGAAAGACGGTACCTCAATTGTTGTAGTATTTGCAGCCACCAGAGATATGTGCATGATCAGGAACCCCATAACACTCAACGCAAATGCCAGATTCAAGACTGAACGAAGAAACAATAGTCATAAACTCGAAGAAAACTAATAGTCGACAGGTTTAAAGAATGCTTGTTAAGCTTACCAAAGGCGATAAAGGTCGTAGCGAGGGTACTGGGTGTTCCAGGTATCTCTCCTTCACTGAAGAATGCAATAAAGTGCGGTAACAACGACAAAGTCACGACACTCGTCTCTAGAAATGTGTACAGCTGTAAGGCAATAGAAGAAATATTAAGAAAtggtaataataatttaaaaacttatttctacATGTCAAGTGAAGTCAAGCAATAGCCAGCCCAGTGGAAAACAGAAGACTTTCCCTTTTCATATACttcaaaattgtaaaattttgaTCTTCATAGGAATTTAAGAACATTTCAATGTAATCGAAGGAATACAGTCGTTAGATCAGACTTCACCATGTTTTTATAATTTGTCAAGAGAGAAATAAAGGATGCTTTGTTAGTTTCATGAAAATAACGCAACTGATCAAAAGCACAAATACGATACGATAACCAAAATCCAACAGGTACAGAATCCTCAAGAAATTATCACCTTATTTTACTCGAACCAATTGTCATTCTCTAGTGTCGTATTAGTTCTATGTGTTCACTAATAATGTGCTTAGCAAATGGCTTGTATCTGATTATTTTAGCAAGCTAATAATGAAATAACATCACCCAGCCATTGGAAAGAACATCTCTATgccaagaaaatgaaattttcaatttggaGTAGAGAAAACATACCAGAAACAAAAGGAAGTATTTGTAATTCAGAGCCCCTACACAATTAACGACCCACACGCAATGATGGTCCATCTTCAGTACGCATCGCCCACCtgaacaaagaaaagaaaaatgtaaatcgTGCTCGTGCATCCAAATAGGCGACAACAACATGAGACCTAGACGATAATTCAACAGAAAAATATGAAGTACCAAACGCGTGCGCTACTCACAAACAGAACAATGATGGCAGCGTGGTGGTTTCAGGTGATTGCATTTTCGACAATATCGTATTCTTTGATTCGATAGTTCGGGATGCAAAATGCTAAACTCCATTGTATTCAACGGGTCGCCTTCTGCTCGTTCTTCATCAACAGCAGGTCTCCAATTGGGCGGAACACTTCCCGGATCAGTCAAAACAACAGAAAAGTAACTCCATAACAGCATCACCAACTGCATAACATCAAAATACCTTTACCTTTCAAATTTCTCAGCTCTATATAGAAACACCGAAAATCAAACTGAACCCGTTAACTATTTCCAATGTCCAAATTACAATACACACAACTCAACATCACATCAAAGGAAGAAACAGAGatagagagattaaatattttcaaagatttttatGGGAGCAAAAGTTGTTTCGTTCCAATTTCCACAGGAAAGCGATTCTATATAATAGAAAGATGAATTCGATCTTTACCCCACAAATAAAATCCActttatcaaatatttaacaAAGAGAAATTGAGATAAATAAAGACAAATTGACTGCAACATTTAGTCCGACAGAGGAATGTTGAAGTGGATAAAAAAACGACAGAAAACAAGCCAAACAAGGGGCCATGTTATTTAAAAAGCAGCACAAGAACAAGAATCAGATAATAGATAAATTCCAAACAGAGAAATACGAATGAAAATCTTAAAAGAATCGAAATTAAAACCAAAGGAGAAGCACTTACCAAACAATGGAAGGAGATCAAAACGGCGAGAGCAATGAGAGAATCGAGGCCGCCGTCGTAGAGGGCGGGGCCGTAGTTGGTCAAAACGACGGCGTAATAGGTGACGCCGACAACCCCAAGAACCAAAAGGATCATGATCGAACCAAGACCTCGCAAGGCCGTACAGAACTTGAAGACATTCCAAGCCATGGCCGGTCCAGATCTATGCATAACTCGGGGAAAAAAGCCGAAACAAGTCGCCGGAAAATTGTCGAAGCCGAAACGCAGCCGGTTCCGGCGGCGAATTCCGACGGAGCCCTCGTCGTTCGTGATCCGAGAGGTAACGGAAATCAGCTGGGATTATCCATATTTggggaaaaaacaaaaaggGAAATGAAAATCAGTTGAAAATCGGAAGATTTTGGTGTTGTGTTTCTTTTCAGTGTCTCGCTTTCGTGGAGACTGCAAATTTAAGAGCGAAGGGAAAGGGATCGAATTTAGCGTATCGTTTTCTCGGAATTTAGACAGAGGAGAAGATGGGATGATGGGGTCTGGATTCCACGGcgaaaaagtgaagaaaaaaaggaaaataaattattatatttttctttttctaattaacctttttttttaacaataacattttttttaatttcttattgtttttctaatatatatatatataatctggATTTGAGGAAGACAAGAAAACacgaatatagagaaaatataatataataactaaaattataaaattggataatatgaaaattagtagTTGGAGTGGAGTTCTCACCAATGTATGCGTGATTTTAAAATCCATCAAATATTACTATTTATAAGTAGGATGTGGATTTACATGGACACGaaacataaataattacaaggcacatggacaatatGAAAGGTGACACATGACTTTGGGACACTAAACAATaggcatctatttattattataatattcataatactcccctttagatgcccatatatatataggagctcgtgttgataacgtgttgtgaatctgaggagcacaacgagaatacggatatagagaaaatataatataataatagatttatgtaataatattaaatatataaaataaaattggataatatgaaaattagtgaaattttgaagtgaaattctcaccaatgtaggtgtgattttaagatccatcaaatgtcactatttataagcaaagtgacaggatgtggacttacatgaaCACCAATAATTACAAAGCACATGGATAATATGAAAGGTGACAAATGgctttgggacactaagcaatggacatctatttattattataatattcataataacataagtttttttttttaaaattttttatagaTACTTTCAACCTATTTTATTCTCGTGTCTATAAATTTGCAAACCATCTACTtcaatcttaaatttaaatttgaaaaccaCATCAATTCCTCTCAATTTGAGTTTCACCACTCAATCTAAGGTCTGGGATTAATAGGAAAGACTCTTGTGATGGTCTACTAcagagattgaagaagaaatttatgGTGAATTCAAGTAATTTGGAGGAATCATCAAAGGTTTTCATTAGAAACCCTAAAATACTGAAAACTATGAGCATGCAtgctaattaactaaaattaatatagttaAAGTGCTTAGATCCTTAATTACTTCTGTTTCTTGCATGTTAACTCTATCAGATCAACCACTGATATGCAATCAGTACACATGGGCAGACTCGTTGTGTGGCAAGTCAAGAAATATGAGATGGAATTTGGACATCGAAAAGAGGTAGTTCGAACCATATTTGGTATTGAAAGGCTCATTGAGGATGATAGATGTGACCtaattgatataattggcaTGGATATACAAAAGACATACCTCTTCCTCGCTGAACCATAAGACAAACAACTATAACACTGTACACATCTACTTGCCTGGACCCACTAGACTGAGCACCTAATATTTCAACCcgaaaacatatatttttttaatttattttttgaaatggCCACATGTTCAGTCGTTTGATAGAATTTTTGTGATGTTCAGAACAATGTAACTATACTACACAATCACATTCTTACCGTCATTATGAAATGAAAGGTAATTATTCTATGTATGATTTTAGTTCCACATAGATGATCTATCttatataaacataaactgTTAAGTTATCTAGTTATTCAACGTTTATGTGTACGATATgttaaataataatgttaagttagcaagattcaatacatatacataaaATATACCAATTTATTAATAACAGAGCAGCAATATGACATGTATTTTAATGTTATGTCTTacagattgaagagaattataatcattacaattttttaaaataatacattGAAAATAATCTGTtatgttttataattaaattgagattaaaaaaaattgagatttttaGTTCATGTCATAAAAGAGTTGAGAAAATAGgtatatagttgaaaattaatcaataatagcaaagtaaaacattaaaaaaaaagaaccaatttcatttacaaaaactgatacccaactcaactcaactctgcacccaAACACAAATTTAACTAACTCTGCATACCAAACACAAATAATTACAACTGAACTCTGCATACCAAACACAAATAATTACAACTGAACTCTGCATAACAAACACATACAATTTAACTTTCCAAATAATAATTacaaactcaactcaactcaactctatgTTTTTATCACGTACCAAACACCCCCTAAGTTAACTGTCAAGTGTGGTTTATTTTGTGGGAATCTAAGATTCCCATAAAGTGGGCATCTCGATTACCGCATTTGTTTTGCGGTAATGTAAGATACTCGAGCATCCTAGGATGCCTATAAGGAGGATATAACGGGAGTTTTGGGTACTCTCTTAAAACATAGGTTTTATAGATTTCAGTTTTGATGGTATCCTCCTTTTACTTTTGTCCaccatttttttcatatatatgtaaatatcactcttcttttttttttttttaattttataattaaaataaatactgtgaattatttattttattccacTCGATTATATTGTGGTTGTTTTTAGaaagatatttaaattaatatttattttattaaaaatattaaattaatatatataatttaaataataaaagtatactaatttaaaaatattaaaaataaatatgttatataagttcaaattatattaaattaatataaattaataaatagtcgtaaagatatattttgtttaatattatataaatttaacattCCAAATAAAAATTCCATAAAACAAACGTAGTTATCCaagatatattaaaaaatacattCCTAAAAAATATGATTATTTAAGGATATCAGACGTATGTAATTCCAGATATCTAACCATTCTACTTATCtatatttccaaaaaaaaaaaaaaaccaccttAAAGACCAACCAAACAATTTAACCTTGAAATTTATTATATCTAGGGAAAAAAGTGAAACAaatcctttttctctcttttttttttataaaaaaccCTTCCATTACTCTTTAGATGGATAAAAGGATCAGCTGTTAGGTCATTCATGACATTAAAAAATTGCATTATGTTCTAGAAAAGCAAACCAAACCCTACAAAATGCCTTTTTTCTTCCTAAAACACAGTATAAAATTTTGTCCAATAAATTTTTATTCCCTAATTCTGGTCAGATTTGTTGAAGTTGACCTTTAATTCATCCTGATATATACTAATTCAAGTAAACTAGGTCTCTattcatactatatatatatagtggagtaagtttaattataaaacttaagtatattttttaattcatatattttattttattctttgtgGCTTTATAAGAACATTATTCTAGTATTGAAAGAGATTATAGGTTGGGCTGAAATATTAATTtggttcatatatatatatatatattgaccatataattttttatactaattctattatgttatatttaaatctaGCAAGTGACTCTTGAGCAAATACATATCTTAAACTTTAAGTTTTATCaacctaaatttaaatttgagaaaagtGATAGctttttatactatatgataggCTTACAAATGCATACCAACTacgggtgttcaaaaaatccgatgacccgaaaaaatcgatcaacccaacccaatctaTGCGGTTTGAAttaggttatcaactcatttgaattgggttgagttcaaataaatgaaaattttttaggTTGTGTTGGCTCAAAGATTCACCTAAAATAACCCAAATCAATCCGAACCAACCCGAacttattattttctttaaaatgaaTACTTTTTTAATTAcgatacaattatatatacaaatatattcatttttgtctggtttaatttcattattttttagataatttatcGTCTAACaactcataaaaatagtttttttaatacgttggaaagaaaatttgcattatataaattgaaatggagttgttaatcttaatttaataatagaaataattaaatcaaatttatatgttttagcattttacttatttttataacaaaaagttaaataaaGACGACATTtaatatgataaaattaaaatcttaagAGCAAAAGTTGACTCACCTTCGGGCTccattaattcaaaaataagaacaaatttttattaataaatattatatatgatgacaaaagtatatataaaaaataattattctgAAAATTAATAGGTTAAAAGATACATTTTGAAAGCTATGATGTTNatataattttataatataaattcacttgatgagaatttgaacgtataactttaaaaatgtaaaatgtaAAATGTCTTTTTCTAAGTGTAAATCTCTTAACTATGAAAACCCTACCTAAGGTAACTCATCAATGCTTAAATTATAAggcatttatatttaaatatgattaagaAAATAAAGTTCATATTTCGTGCAGTTCACGTTATTTTAGAGGGGAAAATGATGAATAATAATACTAAAATTACCCACATTATTGGATTATTCATACTTCCTCTTCATTGACAGTTCATATTCAATGCAtcgtttattttattattatatagcATAACAAGCTAtggaaatattttgttttaaaaaatcgtTGACCTTAGAAAACAAAGATTTGACTCGTTTATATGGTTATTTTCTATAAtagttttatatttatatttttaaatttgattataagACTTGTGAAAAATtaggatttttaaaaatattaacaaatgttaacaacatttaaaATCATCGTTGCAGTTGTTAGCATCCATCAAtagtttttattgataaatttaaatttaaatatttaattaaaatatataatttaattatatcagatCTGTAactcattaattttatgttttatatatatatatatatattctaaaatAAGATTCCGTTTGATAACAAtaacaattttttgttttgtagtttttgaaaattaagcttattttctcttaatttcttatcatgatttatatatttttcaagtacaatagtaaatttaaaaaataaaaataaaattttaaaactttttttaattttttaaattttacttagttttttaaacaattgataaaaaaatacataaaaaaaatttaaaataaaaatagtgtctataaacttaattaaaaaaaaaacaaatattaactaataaaaccttatttttattttttgtttttttttgtttcctttctctCCTCTCTTTGTAGCCTACCGCTCTTTTCCTTCCCTTCTCCCGTATGTTTTCTTCTATTATAGatttataataacaaattttccaatatattttctttctgGAATTATGGGTTATGATTTTATGATCAAttatgtttcaatttttttaacgATAGACATTTTACATTGGAGTTGTAATGTTTAAATGGGttgaaaatatcattttggtcctcatactttaaattttatttaactttagtctctatactttcatTTATCTAATTTTAATCAATGTATTTTCAatgaatcttaaatttagttcctaatattaatttatcgttgattttttagaaaactttttgATATATCTATtaacaatttttaattataaaatttgaaaacatattcatatattatatttctttgcatgaaagtaattattattatttaatcattttGATAAATAGTTGATTTTAAAGGACTAAATTTaggatttattaaaaatatatagattaagATTTGGCCCATTAAAATTATAGGGACTCAAATTGTACCATCGAAATGGtactttaatatatttaaatctcatgtgttttttctttctttttatttaatgcCTTAGATATTTGATATGTTTGTCTTTGAACATATGAGAGTTTGAAATTAagaggattttattttatatccatgaaaaataataatataattttgggGAAATTTAACTAGACGTTTTGTTTTGTAAGAACAGAGACTAATTATATCCATTCCATttgtcatccaagttttaaagttcaatttaaaaattcaggctctaatttgataaatattttgagttttgagtattttttatttctcctaacaaattttatcaattgagattcaAATAGATAAATTCCACATCTCTgccatttttatttatatataaaaaaatgtaaaaaatttgctaatttaatgaaaataaagtttgtacaaattaaatttgactAGTGTACAAATTTGACCATTAAATAACTATAATTGAAGttacaaattttattaataaaaaaacaagtttAATGTTGTCTTTGACTAAATATATCAATCGTGTATCaatatgttttataattcattgaATAATAAACTCACACTAAATACATATTTCAACAATTTTGAATGACAATTTATTGTAAAGTATAAATTGTAGCACTTTGGACATTTATTTTTGTCGGTTTTGAAACACATTCATTTGGACTTCTAATATCATAGACAAACatttatcatattcatatttttttagttaaacaATATGACTTCaacctctatttttttttttaatcaatattaTACGTTTCACATAAGTTGAATTATATTCACATCGAtcgattatttttttttataattttttgaagaatgtgaaaataaaaataattaaaactgtGTCCATGATCATTGGATGAACCATTTttatatcatttatttttttcaagtaTAAACCATCTTTAGATCATATATCATGTGAATATTCATAATTAAGGAAATGATCTCCGAGatttttcacttttaaattAGAGAATGAGATAGGGACccaagaaaaatagagagaaaaaacttactttcttataattttttattatattagtattgttatcatatatattagtTTGAAACGATAACTCTTGAAATGCATATTTTAATATactattaaaaaatcaaatttgtacccaaaaaaaaacattttgcaatttggatatatatatatgagttcacattttttttaattgttcaaagATCGTGGAGAAGATCCAAACCTTTAACTTTAAAGATTAATAATAAATTGACCAATTGATGTGAACATCTATATtgaaccaaaaataaaaactaaaagcattgtttttcaaaatttatagatttttttttttaaagtcttTTAAAATCAAAGAAGAACCTTGAGAGGATGTCAAAGCTACTAAAATATGAGTAAATTTACTTTCCTCTTAAGGGATGTGACAAAGATAAAGGAATTAGTAGTATCTCCAATAAAAACAATATCctcaataagtactctaatctCTGCAAGTGAAACCTCATTTCTGCAAATGCAGTTAATAACATCCAGAGCATCCTACTCCACCCAGGCCAATCCCCTTACACAGTTACCAATCCCTCAAGCACAAGCTCAACTTTGCCCTTATGATCACGAACAATCCACCCTACACTGTCGACACCTCTCTCCTTCGATTACGCCCCATATATCATATTGAGCTTCCAATGTCTGAAACTTGTCGAAGTCCAACATGGTTGAGTATGTGAAATAGTTGACTGGTTGAAAGCATGTCAAGAGGCCATTCAAGCAATTACCTTTGCCACCACAATCATTGAGATGCATATCAATTGTCCCCCTGAGCTGAACAATGTCATACATATCTTTCTTGAAGCAAACCTTGCTCCTATAATTTCACAAATTCCAAAGAATGATCAACTCACAATCTAGCTCCTCACGCTAGCACAATGATCTCAAATGGTTCCAAAAATCTAGAGGGGATCATGTTGGATTTAGTGTCATAAATCTCATATATCTTGTAATTTGTATTTTGAAagaacaaattaattatttaataaaataagagatattttatttggcattcagattgcattaattcaatccactAAACCAAGATTCAAGGTTATGTGATGTCACTTGCAcaatatgtggtagacatacaagtggttcaGGTTCAAGTTATAACTTAAAAgatttatagtaaatggataaagatgggtgtcttatcctggtaacactgcgaatacgacctactttataattgttacatgagttatAAATGTTACAGACAATATGAGTCatgttgttcatgtggagacatgtgagtagggatattctatataaagagtttatacaagATCGGACCGCAAAATGATTGGTTTATCTTTATAATactgttacttgaagaaaccaatagttcactaggatgactgtaggtgacttgaccttaatcctgagtgagttgtgaactcttgtttacgagggaaatcctttgatctgtataggtgagagtggtcgtgttagccaactcaacaaacctattattttggggatttatctgagtAGGGAGCTGGTAACACACCTacgcaagaaggaattcactccttcccgatcatagaaaaagtagataaattgctcccttaacagCTGATTTTGAATCTTGAACAATAAGACCTCAACCtttcactggcccgagaggtgttagtttatagttagactataaactgtttgttcattagaagaatcagtggtacttaagaagttaaatgtaactacaagggtaaaatagtaTTTTGACTTGGTTGTagttatgagtaatttgtgaagagtcgactcattgttgattgattatatctatggacacagaaaatacatctacagtgtgaagagtACAGCTactgatctttagtggagtgatcggtagttaatgaatattgattgatataattaaaagaatttaattaaattaatctcatatcattgaaacttctaatctataggtccataaagtcccatTGTTAACTTGCTAAGGATAATAAAAaggaattatttgaattgttcaaattaattaaaagaattttatattaatatgattaatataaagtatagtgAATTTtgatagatatgatctataatccaaactatATTATAAGAGAGAGATATTtggatgagattcaaatattagatttatatgaattggattcataaagagatatatgcatataaatatgtgatattcgaatgttaactaattaattaattaattttatattaaattttatttagtatatagttatttaatttgtatgctaattaattaattaattagataaaatgaGGAAAGTGGAAAACTTGAAGAATGGGTTACCCTCTCTCCTTCTAAATATACTATTATCACTCTTTTTAAGGTAAGATTTGTTTTTGTGAAAAATGACCTAGCCTCCACCCTTCCTCTCTAATCTATCTTCTCCAAAAagaatttctctctaaaaattcctctatcaaaagatcTTGAAGCCCATACttccaatcttttttttttttttttttttaattccaagAGAATAACAAGATAGCCTTAGAGGTGATGTTCTTGTTCGTTGAGAAGCTTGATATTGTTCGTAGTCTTTGGAGGGGAAAcgtgaagaaagaaaagaatctaTAAGGGTGAGTTTATTTATTCCCTTCTTATTCATTAGAAGTATCCTTTGGTCCTTTTGTATGTTTATCATTTGAATATTTTCATGAGTTCACtggtttttgtttttcacaAAATCGTATTTCAAAATTGTAAGGCGATCACAAGCTTCTGCGAAAATTGGATTCTCTTTAATTGGTACCAGAGCCTAATTTTTGCAATTTTGATTTTCGATTTTTAGAAgtaaaaattagagaaaaaggtgggttattttgtttgtattatGAATGTGGGTTTGCAAATAGACATTTTCGAATTTTGGCACTTTAGATTACTATTTTTACTTGATCTGATCATGTAAGAGTCTGTTGTTTTTGGGGTCTGTAAGTCTAGGTCACAAGTTTTGCAAGTGTTGTTGACGATCGGGATGAAAAGCAGAGGAT
This window contains:
- the LOC120070339 gene encoding probable protein S-acyltransferase 14, with the translated sequence MHRSGPAMAWNVFKFCTALRGLGSIMILLVLGVVGVTYYAVVLTNYGPALYDGGLDSLIALAVLISFHCLLVMLLWSYFSVVLTDPGSVPPNWRPAVDEERAEGDPLNTMEFSILHPELSNQRIRYCRKCNHLKPPRCHHCSVCGRCVLKMDHHCVWVVNCVGALNYKYFLLFLLYTFLETSVVTLSLLPHFIAFFSEGEIPGTPSTLATTFIAFVLNLAFALSVMGFLIMHISLVAANTTTIEAYEKKTTPKWRYDLGRRRNFEQVFGMDKRYWLIPAYSDEDLRRMPALQGLEYPSKPELESQEF